One genomic window of Glycine soja cultivar W05 chromosome 9, ASM419377v2, whole genome shotgun sequence includes the following:
- the LOC114366834 gene encoding sn1-specific diacylglycerol lipase beta-like — MASKIEKKAPRVERRHIEAPKNLMEVVFILVDAITSLGYTERRQVSNLPRAIASAVLDKGKKTVARECGERSDCVQLKSPEVIKELYEIKKLLTRTMLFSSRKRFLGFLFAAGFDQKDVLLRKRTARILRPAFTVIRDIESKSLLVFIRGTRSLKDTLTDALCAPVSFEHNNMVSGHAHRGMVAAASWILKHCTPVLLNALHQYPHFKIKIVGHSLGGGTAALLTYKLREMQQFSSSTCVTFGPAACMTLELAEFGKPFIISIINGYDIVPTLSASSVHDFVSEGRDRNNDQIIPIAKAIAKHAVTHCTEGVKKYQHRTHALLPWHRRENKLDNMAELASGSSHETNFESLLTEEQLIMESMSDDEEYNSSSEGSDVDDDEDQLWNQVGKLKLGKEAATTKNIAGEESDCRVNVR; from the exons ATGGCTAGTAAGATTGAAAAGAAAGCCCCGAGGGTTGAACGGAGGCATATTGAGGCGCCCAAAAATTTGATGGAGGTAGTCTTCATATTAGTCGATGCCATAACGTCGCTTGGTTACACCGAGAGACGGCAAGTCTCCAACTTGCCCAGAGCCATCGCTTCCGCTGTGTTGGACAAG GGTAAGAAAACAGTTGCAAGAGAATGCGGTGAAAGAAGTGATTGTGTACAACTCAAGTCCCCCGAAGTTATAAAGGAGTTATATGAGATAAAGAAATTGCTGACACGGACCATGCTTTTCAGCAGCAGAAAACGGTTTCTTGGGTTTTTGTTTGCTGCTGGATTCGACCAGAAGGATGTCCTCCTAAGAAAGAGAACAGCTCGG ATTCTAAGGCCCGCTTTCACAGTGATACGTGATATAGAATCAAAAAGTTTGCTGGTGTTTATTCGGGGAACTCGTAGCCTAAAAGACACGCTTACAGATGCACTTTGTGCTCCCGTATCCTTCGAGCATAACAATATGGTTTCAGGACATGCACACCGTGGTATGGTTGCTGCAGCTTCTTGGATTCTAAAGCACTGCACTCCTGTACTACTTAATGCTCTTCATCAATATCCACACTTCAAAATCAAg ATTGTTGGGCACTCGCTTGGGGGTGGTACTGCTGCACTGCTGACATATAAGCTTAGAGAAATGCAACAATTCTCTTCAAGCACTTGTGTCACGTTTGGCCCAG CTGCCTGCATGACATTAGAGTTAGCCGAATTTGGGAAGCCATTTATCATTTCCATTATAAATGGTTATGACATAGTGCCTACATTGTCAGCTTCTTCTGTTCATGATTTCGTTTCTGAG GGTCGCGATCGGAATAATGATCAAATCATTCCAATTGCCAAAGCCATTGCAAAACATGCAGTAACCCACTGCACCGAG GGTGTGAAGAAGTACCAACACAGAACTCACGCGTTGCTTCCATGGCACCGACGTGAGAATAAATTAGATAACATGGCTGAATTAGCTTCTGGATCATCTCATGAGACAAATTTTGAATCTCTCTTGACTGAAGAGCAATTAATCATGGAGTCTATGTCAGATGATGAGGAATATAATTCTTCTAGTGAAGGATCTGATGTTGATGACGACGAAGATCAATTGTGGAATCAAGTGGGGAAGCTTAAACTAGGAAAAGAAGCAGCCACAACCAAAAACATAGCTGGAGAAGAGAGTGATTGTCGAGTCAACGTCAGGTAG